The sequence below is a genomic window from Anopheles cruzii chromosome 3, idAnoCruzAS_RS32_06, whole genome shotgun sequence.
CCGCTCACGCGAGACCCTTTCGATTCACCTGTTTTTGCTCTCTTCTCCAAACCAaagcactctctctctctgtctccacGCTTGAGTGTGCTGCGGATTCTCTCTGACACACGTACTCCAActcatttgttgtttgttgatgttCTCTCGCGTGTGCGACGCGCTACTGTTGCTCTCTTTTACTCTTGGTaggtctctttctttctcggtGAACTGTCACTTCTCGGAACCGTTACGGCGTTACGAAGCGTTACCGTTTCATCTTCGGAAAGGGAGCAGCGCCATGTGGAAATTTTGCTtgagaaataatttaaaaagatTTATTCGCATTCTTCAAAAACATTTGTAATCTAGAAATAAACATTCCAAATATATTGTTCGATGCAAGCAGTTTATTTGAACGATACTCGTAACGAGTTAAGATTGTTGCACCGAAAAGTTGGACCTCGGAACTATTCGGGAGCCTGCACCACAATGAACAGCAGTCCGTGCTCCGGGTCGGTGCTGATGATTGCCTCATTGTGACGCGTTCTGATGCGCAGCATTAGAAACTCATCGTCCGCATCGAGCGAGTCCACAAAGTAGCTAGCTTTATCCTTTAAACTAGCATACAGACCGGCGGTCGTCACCGTATCGTTTGAATTGGCGATCGTCGAACGGACGGGGTGTCCTTCCGCGTTCATTACGATCACCTGCTTCACCAGCCGTATCTTGCAGGCACGCTCGAAGCAATGATCAAGGTACTTTTCATGCAGATTTTctggctccggttccggctcgggTGGCGGTACACTTGGTGGTTTTTCCTACGGCACGACAAATAGTGAGTTAACACAAAATTGGGCGGACAAATTGATAGACAACATTTCACCGCTAGTTCCTACCATATCCTTCTGGATCAGTCGGTGGTTGATGAGGGACTGCGGATCATTCAACAAACTCCACACTTCTACTCTGCGGTCAGAGGACACTGAATCCTTCCGTTCCCCTCACCACATAATAGAAAAATTGACTTGACTAGACATTAATCATAGAAAAGAGGGGACCGCTATGCTAATTCACCCCTTTTTAGAACGGTGTCGTTTGACATATGTTCTTGTCGTTTGGGCGGGCGCTACAAACCATGGTTTATTGGTCC
It includes:
- the LOC128269844 gene encoding dynein light chain roadblock-type 2-like; translation: MLIVIYEKPPSVPPPEPEPEPENLHEKYLDHCFERACKIRLVKQVIVMNAEGHPVRSTIANSNDTVTTAGLYASLKDKASYFVDSLDADDEFLMLRIRTRHNEAIISTDPEHGLLFIVVQAPE